CGTCTATGAGCGGCTGATGAACGTCACCGACGATCCCGGTGTGAAGGATGCCCTGGGTTTCCTGATGACCCGGGAAATCGCGCATCAGATTTCCTTTGAAAAAGCGCTGCATTCGATTCAACCGAATTTCCCCCAAGGCAAGCTGCCGGGCAAACCGGAGTTCAGCCAGGTGTACTACAACATGTCCCAGGGCGCCGGCAATATGCGGGGCCCCTGGAACCAGGGCGACGAATGGGAATTTGTGGAGAGCCCCGAACCTGCGGTCGACGGCGGCGATGGCACGGCCACCGTGCAATTGAACGCGGACGACGAAGCGCTGTTGAGCGCGATGAAAATTCGTACGCTTTCCGACCCTACCAGCGATCCGACCACCGGTGCCGACCTGGGCGCGGGCCTTCAGCCCAAGCCTGATCTTTGATTGGCGGCAACCGCACGCTCAAGGGCGTGCGGTTCCATTTACTGGCTTGAAGAGGAGTAACGACATGGCGACCCCACAGGAAAACGTGCTCGACTGGCTACGTGATGCCCATGCGATGGAGCAGCAGGCCGAAAAAATGCTCAAGGCGCAATCCGAGCGACTGGAACATTACCCGCAGCTCAAGGCACGCATCGACCAGCATATCCAGGAAACCCTTGGCCAGCAGGCGCTCATTGACGAATGCCTGACGCGCCTGGGCGGCAACGCCTCGACCCTGAAAGACATCGGCGGCAAGTTGATGGCGTTCGGGCAGGCGGTGGGTGGCTCATTGATGAGCGACGAGGTGATCAAGGGCGCGATGGCAGGCTACGTCTTCGAAAACATGGAGGTGGCCAGCTACACGGTGCTTATCGCGGCGGCGCAGGCGGCAGGCGACACCCAGACACAGGCGGCGTGCGAGAAGATCCTGCCCCAGGAAATCGCCATGGCCGAGTGGCTGCTCGAGCATTTGCCGCAGCTTACCCAGGCGTTTCTGGAGCGCTCCGCGGCCCCCGACACAGAGGCCAAGCGCTGATGCAGCGCGCGGCGCCGGACCGGCGCCGCATATGATTTAGCGCACGCTCGCACTCCGCTGCGTTTTCACGGTCAATGGAACACACGCCACTTATCTGGAGGTGAACCTTGGCAACCAAGAAGAAGCCCGTGGTCGGCAGTGATGAGTTGCCGGTGCTTTCTTCCGACCGCAAAGATCTGTTCTTTGCGGCGATGCAAACCAGCCACAGCGCGATGATCGTGACCGACCCTGCGCAGCCCGACAATCCGATCGTGTTCGCCAACCCGGCGTTCCTGACCTTGACCGGCTTCGAACACGACGAAGTGATCGGGCGCAATTGCAGGTTCCTGCAAGGGCCGGAAACGGACAACCGCACCCTGGAGCAGGTGCAGCGTGCAGTCGACCAACACCATGAGGTCTGTGTCGAAGTGCTTAATTACCGCAAGGACGGTTCGACCTTCTGGAACGAACTGTTCCTTTCTCCGTTGTTCAACGAGCGCGGCCAGCTGGTGTACTTCTTCGCCTCCCAGCTGGATGTGAGCCGGCGCCACGACGCGGAACAGCGCGTGCGCCGCGCACAGGACCTGGAGGCGTTGGGGCAGCTCACGGGCGGCATTGCCCATGACTTCAACAACCTGCTGCAGGTGATGGTCGGGTATCTGGAGCTGATCCAGCAGAGCGCCAAGCGCCCTGGCTGCGACCCGCAGCGCATCTTCAACAGTGCCAGTCGCGCCCGGGCGGCCGCTGAAAAAGCGCAAAACCTGACCCAGCAATTGCTGGCGTTCTCGCGCAAGCAGCGGCTCGACAGCCGGGTCATCAATCTGAATACCTTGCTCGGTCGCCCTGACCTCACGGACGTACTGCACAATGTCGACCTGCACGTGGAACTCGCCGACGACCTGTGGAACTGTCGCATCGACCCTACCCAGGCGGAGCTGGCGGTTCGCCACCTACTGAGCAATGCCCAGGACGCATTGGAAGGGCGTGCAGAGCCGACCGTGACGGTCAAAACCGCCAACGTCCAGGTGCCGGGCGAGGCCGGTGCCGAACGCGATGGCCTGGCTGAGGGCCGCTATGTCAGCATCTCGGTGTCTGACAATGGCAATGGCATCGATCCCGACCTAGAAGAAAAAGTCATGCAACCGTTCTTCACCACCAAGGAGGAGGGCAAGGGCTCGGGCCTGGGGCTGTCGATGGTGTATGGCTTCGTCAAGCAGTCGGGCGGCACCGCTCGTATCCACTCCTATCCTGGCATCGGTACCACCATACGCCTGTATTTTCCGGCCGATGACAGCCAGCTCTGGGTCGAACAGACGCCCGCCACCACCTCACTGCAGGGCGACGAGAAGATCCTGATCGTGGAGGACCGGCCCGACGTGGCCGAGTTGGCCCAGGTGATCCTGTCCGACTACGGTTACCGGACCGATATCGCCTACGATGCCGCCGAGGCGTTGCACAGGCTGGAGAGCGATAGGTATGACCTGGTGTTCAGCGACTTGATCATGCCGGGCACCATGAACGGCGCGGCGCTTGCCCGTGAGGTGACCCGCCTGTATCCGCAGATCAAGGTTCTGCTCACCACCGGCTACGCCAAAGATGCGCTGGCGCGCGCGGATATACCGGTGCATGAATTCGAGCTGATTCAAAAGCCTTATCAGTCCATTGACCTGCCCCGCAAAATCCGCGCGGTGCTCGACGCCGTACCGGCGCTGAAGTGACCGCCCACGCCCCTAACCGAGGACGGCCAACGACAGGTTCAGAGCCAGCACCAGGATAATCGAGAAGCCAAACACCTTGCGCGCCCAGCTGCGCGGATCAGTCAGGCGCGCGGAGCTGTTGGCGAGCGTCATCCAGTAACCGCAGCAGCCGAGCATCACCGCAAAATACCAG
This region of Pseudomonas sp. MUP55 genomic DNA includes:
- a CDS encoding ferritin-like domain-containing protein: MATPQENVLDWLRDAHAMEQQAEKMLKAQSERLEHYPQLKARIDQHIQETLGQQALIDECLTRLGGNASTLKDIGGKLMAFGQAVGGSLMSDEVIKGAMAGYVFENMEVASYTVLIAAAQAAGDTQTQAACEKILPQEIAMAEWLLEHLPQLTQAFLERSAAPDTEAKR
- a CDS encoding histidine kinase famiy protein, translated to MATKKKPVVGSDELPVLSSDRKDLFFAAMQTSHSAMIVTDPAQPDNPIVFANPAFLTLTGFEHDEVIGRNCRFLQGPETDNRTLEQVQRAVDQHHEVCVEVLNYRKDGSTFWNELFLSPLFNERGQLVYFFASQLDVSRRHDAEQRVRRAQDLEALGQLTGGIAHDFNNLLQVMVGYLELIQQSAKRPGCDPQRIFNSASRARAAAEKAQNLTQQLLAFSRKQRLDSRVINLNTLLGRPDLTDVLHNVDLHVELADDLWNCRIDPTQAELAVRHLLSNAQDALEGRAEPTVTVKTANVQVPGEAGAERDGLAEGRYVSISVSDNGNGIDPDLEEKVMQPFFTTKEEGKGSGLGLSMVYGFVKQSGGTARIHSYPGIGTTIRLYFPADDSQLWVEQTPATTSLQGDEKILIVEDRPDVAELAQVILSDYGYRTDIAYDAAEALHRLESDRYDLVFSDLIMPGTMNGAALAREVTRLYPQIKVLLTTGYAKDALARADIPVHEFELIQKPYQSIDLPRKIRAVLDAVPALK